GGTTATTTTGTTTTCTTTTCCTCTATTACCGGCACCTGTTTTGTCTTTGCTTTAATAGCTTCGCGAATTGCCGGCAGCGCATCGCGTGCTGCTTTCTCTCCGGCTTCGATAAGCTTTTTCTTCTGTGAAAAGTCGTCGTAGGCGACATTCCCCACATCCGGCCGGATGACGACGTCGGCATCCTTTGCCCCTAGCACCCCGATCTCGGAAGACATTATTGTAACGGCATGAAACGCAACTTCAATCGGGTTCTTAGGAGCTACTGCCGGAAGGGCCGGGGGGATGGCGACTGCGATGACCACTTCCGCGCCCATTTTTTGGGCAAAATCGACCGGGATGGGATCGGTTACTCCGCCGTCAACAAAGACATTTCCGCCGATTTCGACCGGGACAAAAACTCCCGGGATAGCGCAGGAAGCGTGCACTGCGCGGGCAACCGGTCCGCGATCGAAAATCACCGAACGGCCCGTCCTCAGATCAACGGCGACGGCGCCAAACCGTACTTTAAAGTTTTCTATGTTTTTGTTCCTAAGATGATTGTTTAAAAATGATTCGAGCTTTTCGCCCTTTACAAAGCCTCCTGAAAAGAAAGCAAAGGCCCTGTAATCAAAAATGTCCTCATCTGTTATTGAGATTGCAATAAATTCAGCATCAAGCACCTTGCCCGAATCGGCATATATTGCCCCTATCAGACTGCCCACAGAAGTCCCGACAACTACATCGATGGGAATCTTTTCCTGTTCAAGCACCCTTAATACCCCTATCTGCGCAAATCCGCGCGCACCTCCCCCGCCCAGAGCAACGCCTATTTTCGGAAGAACTTCTTTGAGAGTCTGGGGGGCTTTCCCCCCTTCAAATTTTTTCGTTGCGGCGCAGGCCGAAAAAAAGAGAGTGATGATAACCGATGCATACAGGAAAATAAGGCGACGGAATGTTATCGAATTCATGTATATCCCCCTTAAGAGCTTCACTGTGAATATATATCAATAATATTAAATTTATCGGCCAAAAAGCAAACTTCTTTTCTTAACCTCCTATAATTGATTGACATTTTTTAAACGATACTTTATTGTATCAATCTAATAGTCATTTCACCTCCCAGGGGACCCCCCATGAACAAACTCGATCTAATCACAGCCCTTAAAAATGAAACCGGCCTCACAAAGACAGAAGCCAAAGCAGTGGTCGGGTATTCTTTGATAAGATGTCAAACGCCCTTGTCGGCGGTGACAGGGTTGAAATCTGGGGACCGTGCTCATTTTATGTTAAACGTTACAAGGCATACACAAGCAGAAATCCGAAAACCGGCGAAAAGGTCAAGATAAAACCAAAGAAGCTCCCGTTTTTTTAATGTGGGAAAGAATTGAAATAGAGTGTTGATAGATAGGAAATTAAGATTTTGATAAAGATAAAATTTCGATGAGCATCGAAGGTGGCTTAACTTAATCGTATCAAAAAGATTTGGAACCATTAAGATATTTGACTCTTTGGCAAGTTATCAAAGGCGGGAGGTCATCGAATAAAAGCACTGAACAATCGTTTTTTCATAAACGTGGGCCCCCAACCGGATTAGATTCCGTTCTTTCCTTACCATAAACTCAAAATATTACATTTACTTTAATCTGCAAAGATCAAACGGTGAGATTTGCCCCAAAATATCCGTGATTTTATAAGGTTGTGTAAAAATCGGTAAAAAATAGAAATTGACAACCCGGCTCGCCTCTGATATCTGAGTCTCAATTTACACCGCAACAGATAGGTTTCCATATGTTGCAGCCTTAATAAGTTCCATACACAATCATAAATTTTCGATAAACACGCTTTCAAAAGGCGAGTTCTTATCAAACAAATCAAAAGGATTTTCAGGAGGTTCAAGGCCGAAGGCATCGAGATGCCATTCCCGCACCGGACGGTCTACATGAGAGAGGAGAAGGAGTGGAAGCGTTAGCAAACCTTGATTTTCAAGATTTAAAGAGGCTTCTAAGCAGTCTCTAAATTAAACCCAGGAGGTTTATAATGGATGAAAAAGATATTTACATGGCAAAAGATGCGATGCAGTCTGCAATGAAGAAAGGCCCTGTGAGGTTGATACTAATTATTGGAGTAATTCTGGTGTTTTTCCTGTTTTTGAGGCCATGGGTTCAGATTGGGGCAGGTGAAAGAG
This Candidatus Desulfatibia profunda DNA region includes the following protein-coding sequences:
- a CDS encoding patatin-like phospholipase family protein; its protein translation is MNSITFRRLIFLYASVIITLFFSACAATKKFEGGKAPQTLKEVLPKIGVALGGGGARGFAQIGVLRVLEQEKIPIDVVVGTSVGSLIGAIYADSGKVLDAEFIAISITDEDIFDYRAFAFFSGGFVKGEKLESFLNNHLRNKNIENFKVRFGAVAVDLRTGRSVIFDRGPVARAVHASCAIPGVFVPVEIGGNVFVDGGVTDPIPVDFAQKMGAEVVIAVAIPPALPAVAPKNPIEVAFHAVTIMSSEIGVLGAKDADVVIRPDVGNVAYDDFSQKKKLIEAGEKAARDALPAIREAIKAKTKQVPVIEEKKTK